From the genome of Mucilaginibacter paludis DSM 18603:
AGGTAAATGGCACCGCCGACGTGTTTAACGGAATCACCATTGCCGGGCCCGAGGTCAATGTAAACCCGGATGTAACTAAACTGGCCCAGTTGGGCATGAACCCCGCCGATTTTCAATTTCAATTGCAGGCGCAGCTGGACGGTAACGTGGTGAGCTCCATTGTAGAGAAGGAGCAATCGGTTAACATCAGGATGATCTATCCAAAGGCTGCGCAAACATCGATGCAGGGCTTCCAGTCGGCCAGCATATTTTTACCGGGAGGGCAGTTGAAGGCGCTCTCATCCGTAGCCAGGGTCAGTATTGAATCCGGCGTAGCCGAAATTACCCGCGAAAACCAGAAGATGATGGGCGTAATTACCGCGAGGCTAAACAACCGCGATCTGGGCAGCACCTTAAAGGATATCCAAAGCAAGTTAGCTACCCTGAGTTTGCCTGCCGGCTACCATGTTGAGTATGGCGGCGATTACGCCCAGCAGCAAAAAGCATTTAAAGAATTGTTAACCATCCTGATTACGGCAAGCATACTGGTATTCATTGTATTGTTGGTCATGTTCCGCAGGTTTACCGTTGCCGGGATCATTATTTTGCTCGCCGTATTAGGCGCTGCCGGATGCTTTTTGGCCCTGTTGATTACCAAAACGCCTTTAAATGTGGGCAGCTATACCGGGATCATCATGATTATAGGTATCATAGCCGAGAACGCCATATTTACGTATCATCAATATGAAACCGGCCTGTTGGAGTGGCCCAGCGAGCAAAGTATTGTACATGCTATAGCCGCCCGCCTCCGCCCCAAATTAATGACGGCTACCGGGGCTATAATTGCCCTGCTTCCGCTGGCCCTGGGCATTGGAGCCGGCGCACAGCTACACCAACCATTAGCTATTGCGGTAATTGGCGGCTTGTTGTTTGCCTTGCCTTTGCTGCTGATAGTGCTGCCTACTTTGTTGAAGTTATTGCCTATGACAAAGCCTGCTGAAGCAAGTGCGGGCCAAGGCAGTGAATGATGATGTTGAGATAAAATCAATTAAACCTTAAAAAATGTCATTTTCTTTTAGAGGAAAATATCTTTTACGCGTGCAAGGTTAGCGATATGCTTTAAATATTAGTAGTGCTCAATTTATAGCATCGGCCCGCTCAATTGCCGCGGGGGCTGTTACTTTGTGGCGACAAAGTAACCAAAAGGCTTGATCAGCAAAAGGCTTCTTTGCCGCACATGCCTTTGGCGCACTTACCCCAGGCTTGGCCATGCCGCACAAAGCTTTAGAACCACGGCTGGTCCAGGCTTGCCCTGTTTCGCACAAGGCTTGCGCTACATCAACCCTGGAAGGCCCTGCAGCCACACAGGCTCCCATTGTTCTAAAGCTTTTTGGCCGAAGCTGCTTGCTGATGGGAAAAAAGAATATATGTAACTTGTTAGAGATGAAGTGTTAATGGTGTCGGTTTAGTTGTTGATAAAGTGTTATTGCGGATTCTAAAAGGCGGCTTCTGAATGATAAAATCAATCAAAACTAAAAAATGTCATTTCGACCAGAGGGAGAAATCTTTTGCGCGTGCAAGGTTAGCGATGTGCTTTTGATGTCAGTAGTGCTCAATTTATAGCATCGACCCGCTCAATTGCCGCGGGGGCTGTTACTTTGTGGCGACAAAGTAACCAAAAGGCTTGATCAGCAAAAGGCTTCTTTGCCGCACATGCCTTTGGCGCACTTACCCCAGGCTTGGCCATGCCGCACAAAGCTTTAGAACCACGGCTGGTCCAGGCTTGCCCTGTTTCGCACAAGGCTTGCGCTACATCAACCCTGGAAGGCCCTGCAGCCGCACTGGCCCCCATTGTTCTAAAGCTTTTTGGCCGAAGCTGCTTGCTGACGGGAAAAAAGAATATAGGTAACAAAGTTAATTTGTAAGGCAAGCATTGTAATGTTCTTCACCAAAAACACCTCGTACAGGGCCATGCCGCACGTCCCTCGACTACTTAGCTTGACGAAGTATCAGAGGATGACCGCTTTCGCGCACAAAAAAGGGTGTCATGCTGAGTGGCCGATCCGGTCGCCCGGAAAAAAATAAGGATGACGTTTGGAACTTATAGATTACCAAGCGCAGGTAGGCAAAGTGCGCAGAGGCCCGACTACACGCCGGGCCGGGTTTGGCCTGTGGGTGGAAGGATCGGGCAGTCTTGACTTTATTCACTTGTGTTTGTTTTTTTAAGGTGTTCATGAGCTCCCTACGGTCGGTTTTTGGTTCTTTTTGTGTCAAGACAAAATTGCGATAGCAATCATTCACACCAAAAACAAACAACAGTGAATAACGAACAAAGCCCTTCACGCGGCGATTGAGCGTGCCGATGTCGTAAATTATGAATACTGATTTTTGGAGCAAAAAATAGCACGTGCACCCGATATGCTGCAAACTTATCGCTCGCAAAAGGTCCCTCCTCGCGTCGGGATGACATGGCGGAGAGGGGTTTTTCGCTGATAATCAAAAACTTAACAACGCGTCATTATAAGCCTGTCGAAGTACGGTGTGGTGGCCTCTGCAAGCGAATTGTCCTCCAAAGTCGGTGAAATCCCTAATTCTAATCGGTGAAATCAAATAATCCTGAGTCTCTTGGCAAGAAGGCCGGTAGCAGCCTCGGCATCAATATCCGCTACAATGACGCCTGTTCTGCCGTAGGTTTCATGGACTATACAGCTTCCATCGGGCGCAATGATAGCGCTCGCAGAATCAGGATAGCTGGAGGCATAGTTACAACTTGCAAAGTAGATGGTATTTTCAAGTGCGCGCATCATCATGGCTTTTTCGTAATAGGGATTGTTTTTGGCGCCCCATTCCGTTAGCTGTAAACCGTTAGTATTGCTCCCCGCGAAATGAGGATGAAACACGATATGTGCCCCTTGCCTTGCTGCCCAACGCACCGATTCGGGATAGCGGAAGCCTTCATGGCAAATGGTGATACCGAATTTGATGCCGTTGATCTCAAAAATAGAGCGCTCCGTGCCAGGTAGCCAAATGTGATCTTCAGACGGGTCTAACTGGTTTTTGGTTTGGTAGCCCAATACCTCGCCATGGGCTGAAACTACATAAGCTAAATTTAAAAGACCGTTAGGATGATGCCAGTCCATCGGTATAATAATGGCGATACCATATTGAGCCGATATTTTGCATACGTTATCCAGTGCTGATTGTAATTTTTCCGGCGTGCGATCTTCAGTAGCATACCCCATTCCCGGATATCCCGGAAGGTACGATTCCGGGAAGCAGATGATTTCGGCCTTTTGTGCAACTGCATCTTTTACCAATTTTTCGAGCCAGTATAAGCCATCGTTTATTGATTTTGGAAATGGGGGCGATGCTAATGCTATTTTCATGATGTGAAAATTGTTTAGTTATAACTTGAGGTCAACCCATTCGCTCTTGTAGCTGGGTAGGCATATTGGTCGCTCGCATAAAATACACCCCGCCGCTCTCAAGAGGGGGATCGCGCATTTCCCTCGCTTTTGAATGTTTTAAATTGCGAATCGGTCAGACGAAAAGAATGCAACCTTGCATACAACAACTATGAACTAATATAAAACAAAATTATAACCTCCTAAACAAAAACAGCGACAAGTTAACCTCATCGCTGTTCATTGTTTCTTTTCATCGGTGTAATCACTCCATCTAAAATCGGTGAAATAATCCTCCAAAAATCGGTGAAATCATCCACCCAAAATCGGTGTAATCCCAATAACTACTTAAAGCTCGCCCTGATGCTGCTGCTTAGGGTATGGGCTGTCCAGTACCCACTGGCAATAATGCGGCGGATAGTCATGAGCGGATCAACCGGGTCGCGTTTGTCGGCTAATTGGAAGGCCGCTTTAAAGCCGCGTTTTTTTAGTTCGGGCAGGGCTGCTTTGTTCCAGATGCCAAAAGGATAGGCAAAGTAATCCATTTTTTTGCCGGTTATTTCTTCCAGTTTTTTGGTTGGCTTGTCAATTTGGGTTACCCAGTCATCAACCGGGCGGGTAGTTATCTTACCATTTTTGCCAATAATTTTGAATACACCGTTATGGGTGTATTTTGATACCATGTGGTGATCCCAGGTATGGCTGCCAATTACGTTTCCTTCGTCTGATAATTTTTTAACCATGTCGGGTGTCATGTAACGCGGGCGGCCGAGGGACACCGTCATTACAAAATATACCGCTTTATAGTGATACTTTTTAAGCTCCGGGTTGGCAATGGTAAATTGGT
Proteins encoded in this window:
- a CDS encoding carbon-nitrogen hydrolase family protein codes for the protein MKIALASPPFPKSINDGLYWLEKLVKDAVAQKAEIICFPESYLPGYPGMGYATEDRTPEKLQSALDNVCKISAQYGIAIIIPMDWHHPNGLLNLAYVVSAHGEVLGYQTKNQLDPSEDHIWLPGTERSIFEINGIKFGITICHEGFRYPESVRWAARQGAHIVFHPHFAGSNTNGLQLTEWGAKNNPYYEKAMMMRALENTIYFASCNYASSYPDSASAIIAPDGSCIVHETYGRTGVIVADIDAEAATGLLAKRLRII
- a CDS encoding polysaccharide deacetylase family protein; its protein translation is MKLFKLFPLAFSFVAMAGTACHSAPKETNPTNTTANATTIAQKPADAAAIIARKQVPILCYHQIRDWTAKDSKSAKDYICPIAVFKSHMKMLADSGYHTILPDQLYAYLTTGAALPTKPIMLTFDDTDLDQFTIANPELKKYHYKAVYFVMTVSLGRPRYMTPDMVKKLSDEGNVIGSHTWDHHMVSKYTHNGVFKIIGKNGKITTRPVDDWVTQIDKPTKKLEEITGKKMDYFAYPFGIWNKAALPELKKRGFKAAFQLADKRDPVDPLMTIRRIIASGYWTAHTLSSSIRASFK